A window from Planctomycetota bacterium encodes these proteins:
- the dgt gene encoding dNTP triphosphohydrolase has protein sequence MTDPPSTMTRHELEQRERRLLAPYAAKSAESQGRVYPEPEHTYRTAYQRDRDRVVHSTAFRRLEYKTQVFLTHEGDYFRTRLTHTLEVTQIARTLARALNLNEDLTEAVALAHDLGHTPFGHSGEEALAELMRDHGGFEHNRQGVRIVDYLEHP, from the coding sequence ATGACCGATCCGCCGAGCACGATGACCCGCCACGAGTTGGAGCAGCGCGAGCGGCGTCTCCTCGCCCCGTATGCCGCCAAGAGCGCCGAGTCCCAGGGCCGTGTCTATCCCGAGCCGGAGCACACGTACCGGACGGCCTATCAGCGCGACCGGGACCGGGTGGTGCACTCGACGGCCTTTCGGCGCCTGGAATACAAGACGCAGGTCTTCCTGACGCACGAGGGCGATTATTTTCGGACGCGCCTGACGCACACGCTGGAAGTGACGCAGATCGCGCGGACGCTCGCGCGGGCCCTCAATTTGAACGAAGACCTGACGGAGGCGGTCGCCCTGGCCCACGACCTGGGGCACACGCCGTTCGGCCACTCCGGCGAAGAGGCCCTCGCGGAGTTGATGCGGGACCACGGCGGCTTCGAGCACAACCGCCAAGGCGTCCGGATCGTGGATTATCTGGAGCACCCGTA